The DNA sequence CCCGCTCCACGCTGTACATGAGAGTGTCAAAAAAACTAGGAAAACTGAGTTTCAGTCCTTCAAAGGtggatttattttacattttaatgattaaCATTCAGATTTTAGGGATGTCAGGGGATCTGGAGCATTTATCACAGAATCGTCTGACTTTccaatggtccttgaatgcatcatgtgtgacatgCAGTTTAACAACCAAATTCaagctaaaaaaaatcactaaaaacccgatcaggtttttttgcctctgagtcatttgattttgagtatctgccgataccgagtcccgatccgatactttcaggattctctataaaggcacccATTGCAGCAAAACCCGTGTGCATTTGTGCGTGCGTGCTTCACgctgccgccacactgggagatttcccacacacagcagctcatcgaggtctcgaaccctggacctctcgcaccaaaagcgactgtcatacccctacactacaggacacagagccaccctgcacagaaggcgttaactttgacagccctgataaatatatatccgagtcctgatcgggaggtaatgtccgattccgactgagtctgaaatcacgatttccgatcacgtgatcggatcgggacatccctactaaaAACCACAATTCTGCATTCCTCAGcacaaccaggaagccatgatggactctGAATGGCTGTCATGTGATCAGAAGACTTCTGATCACATGACAGCCATTCAGAGTCCATGATCACATGACATGCCATTCagagtccatcatggcttcctggttcTCGGAAATTTGAGTTCtcttaaaaaacacactgtttggggttcagagggttaaatcaCCTCCCGCTCTTCCTTTCATTTGTTCCTCCTGCTCTCAGCTactctgacatcatcattgaGCGTGAGATCCTGATGCAGAAGTACATCCACCTGGTCCAGATCATGGAGACCGAGAAGGTCGCAGCCAATCAGCTTCGCACTCAGCTGGAGGACCAGGACACCGAGATCGAGAGGCTCAAAGCTGAGGTATGCATGAGCACATCCACATCAGTGCATGCATGGGTTCACTCACACGCAGATCAAAGCATGCAAATGCAGCTGGCGTGATGAGGAGACACTCAGGTTAAATTAAGAGCAGCAggcctcctgcctcctcctgtgaGAAGATGTTGGTGTCTCTGAGCCTCTAAAGTGGTTTCATGAACATGTAATCACACGTGGAGCCTGCTGTTGTTGTGGCAGATTGTCCTGCTGAACAAAACCAAGGAGAGGATGCAGCCTTCCCAGAacaaccaggaggaggaggacccggACATCAAAAAGATAAAGAAGGTAAAGCTCAGTGGTTCCATAAATAAGCGCGCGGAGGAGCGGGCCGTGACGTGTAGCGTGTGCCCTGCAGGTGCAGAGCTTCATGCGCGGCTGGCTCTGCCGGAGGAAGTGGAAGATCATCGTCCAGGACTACATCTGCTCCCCGCACGCCGAgagcatgaggaagaggaaccaGATCGTCTTCACCATGGTGGAGGCGGAGACCGAGTACGTCCACCAGCTCTCCATCCTGGTCAACTGTTTCCTGCGGCCGCTCCGCATGGCCGCCAGCTCCAAGAAGCCGCCCATCAGCCACGACGACGTCAGCAGCATCTTCCTCAACAGGTGACTGACAGTTTAGAATCACACAGGCTAAACCCCCGAAACCACAAAAACAGGACTGAAAACAAACTCCTGTCTGGAGCATGTCTGTGTCTTTGGTTGGTTtaaaataatcatttattaaTCAGGAAAGTTCTGGTTCTTTGAGACGAGAGAGTCCAGGTGTTTTTACAGAAGCAGACTTTACAGCTcgttatccccccccccctgcagtgAGACCATCATGTTTCTACATGAGATCTTCCATCAGGGTTTGAAGGCTCGGATCGCCAACTGGCCCACGCTGGTCCTGGGTGAGTCCAGCAGAGATTACAGTTATCTGGATCAATGACAGCAAAGATTTCTGTTTTCAGGCTTCCAGGCAGCCGAGGCTTCGTTCTGGAGCCGCAACAGAAATGAATCTCTGATCAACTGTTTCAGAGATTTCACAAACAAATATCAGATATTTGAGCCTGACCAATGAGAAATTGATGTTGATCAATTGATTCAATCATCAAATTCTAGTTAGTTTTGTCTGTTGACCTTAGACGTCTGTAAAGAAGCTGAACGTTGTCATaaactaaggccccgttcacactggagaaagtcattccagctacagtaggattgagcccagacagcctttaagctggatgcgttcagacctattttcaaatctggctagcacacagttgtgtccgcactcaatccggcttcatccagcgtgtttgcggtcctccaaaccactaggtggcacctcgtaatatacagagtcctttcacgccgcggtaggaccgcgtgtgcgcatgcgtcatgcgtttttttgtcccgtgtcgcaccccgtgaaccggaagtagcatgtcgctagccggattcgctcgccacatttgcgttcacacctgagccacatttgagccgaTCCGGctagattgaaatcaaactggatacagccggattggaggtgttcacactcggaaaaaaacacatctggtttgatctggatgcggccaaatcctgcttaagccacatttttttccccagtgtgaacggggcctaaataaataatcatttgaTCCATGTCAGTGTAATTGACAGATTTATTGAATATTGAATATTTGCAGTCCTGCACCTATGAATCATCTGCGCTAATAAtcatttaaagaagtgaagtcttgtctgggtggaggaggagagctcctCTCTCGGCGTCTCGTTCACAAGTGAgagaaaaatggagcgggagattgacaggtggatcggtgcagcttctgGAGCTGAGCTGAAAGGCGAAGCTTTCgttttaccggtcaatctacgttcctaccctcacctatggccACGAGCTCTGGGTactgaccgaaagaatgagatcctGAATACACGCGGCTGAAATGAGTtcctgggcgctcccttagagacaGGGACGCTTTACAATGAATTGAAAAGATGAGCATGTGTGTTTCCTTCTCCCCGTCCAGCCGACCTGTTCGACATCCTGCTGCCAATGCTCAACATTTACCAGGAGTTTGTGCGGAACCATCAGTACAGTCTGCAGGTTCTGGCAAACTGCAAGCAGAACCGAGACTTCGACAAGCTGCTGAAACAGTACGAGTCCAACGCCACGTGCGAGGGCCGCATGCTGGAGACGTTCCTCACATACCCCATGTTCCAGGTGCCGCACACTGTtaccagagctgctgctggttggcGACTGGTCGTAGGTGACAcgatgtgtttatgtttagaTTCCACGGTACATCATCACGCTGCACGAGCTGCTCGCACACACGCCTCATGAGCACGTGGAGAGGAAGAGTCTGGAGTTTGCCAAATCTAAACTGGAGGAGCTCTCAAagtaagagtgtgtgtttgtgtgtgcttcttcaTGCGTGTGTTTAAACTAACTCAACGTCGGTTGGCGGTGTTGTCAGGATGATGCACGACGAGGTGAGCGACACGGAGAACATCAGGAAGAATCTCGCCATCGAAAGGATGATCGTGGAGGGCTGCGACATCCTGCTGGACACCAGCCAGACCTTCGTCAGGCAAGGTGAGCTCCTGTTTGTTACTACTCTTCTTCATCACTTCACTTCCtgactcttctctctctctctctctctctctgtgggcaGGCTCGCTCATCCAGCTGCCGTCCAGCAGTGAACGGGGCATGCTCAGTAAGGTCCGCCTGGGCGCCCTCTCcctgaggaaggaaggagagaggcagTGCTTCCTGTTTACTAAACACTTCCTCATCTGTACCCGCACATCTGGAGGGAAGCTGCACCTGCTGAAGGTCAGCCTCGCTGTCCGCAGGAAgacaacacattaaaaaagCAGTTAAAATAACGGCGTTCTTTCCTCCGTTAACAGCAGGGGGGGACGTTGTCTCTGATCGAGTGCACTCTGATTGAAGAACTCGACGCCAGCGATGAAGACTGTGAGCTTCGTTCCACCATCTTTGTTCCTTTGTACTGTCTGTGTTCAGTTCTCTGAggggtgtttttcttgtttttaagaCAACGCAGCAGGTCAGGGCTTCAACCACCTGCAGTTTAAAATCGTGGTGGAGCCTCCTGACGGTCAGAGCTTCTCCGTCGTCCTGCTGGCGCCGTCCCGGCAGGAGAAGGCCGCCTGGACCAGCGACATCAGCCAGGTGAGCGGTCGGTAAGGATGCCTTTAAAATGATGTGTCTCTGGAACCAGGACTCATGTTTGTCTTCTCTATGTTTCAGTGCATCGATAACATCCGATGTAACGGCCTGATGACGAGTGTGTTTGAGGAGAACTCGAAGGTTTCGGTGCCGCACATGATCAAGTAAGAAAAGAGTTTATAAACATCAAACACCAGTTTGACGCCATGGTAGCTGCTATCATGTGACAGAATGCTAACCACAGTTAGCAGCTTTAGCACCTTTAGCTGACTGTGGACTTTTTGTCCTGAAGGTCTGACGCCCGCCTGCACAAAGATGACGTCGACATTTGCTTCAGCAAGACGCTCAACTCGTGTAAAGTCCCTCAGATCCGCTACGCCAGCGTGGAGCGCCTGCTGGAGCGCCTGACGGACCTGCGCTTCCTCTCCATCGACTTCCTCAACACCttcctgcacacatacaggatCTTCACCACGGCCGCTGTCGTCATCGACAAGCTGGCCGACATCTACAAGAAGCCCTTTACATCCATACCGGTCAGGTAGGCGACCGCAGGGCGGCCCTCCGTCCTCGCCGTCTGTCCCCTCTCCTTTCATACATCTCATTGTTCACTCCCATGTCCCCGtgtccacctcctcctgtcccAGGATCGAACAGCATTCATGTGACCGTCTGTCCATCATGTCCCTCTGTCCTGACTACAGTCTGAAGATCACACAGCTCGCTCTGGATCAGTCCAAGTAAACACATCAGAGGTGATCCTGTGCCGCTGTCTGTTGTTGGAGCTTCATCgtctcatctcctctctttAGATCTCTGGAGATCTTCTTCGCCACCAACCAGGGCGCCTGGGGATCCGACTCGCTCAACAACAAATCCCCTCGGCTGTGCCGCaagttctcctctcctcctcctctctccatccccTCTCGCACGTCCTCCCCCGTCCACTGCCGCAAGCTCTCCCTCAGCTCCCCCATCAGCAGTAAAGCAGGAGCCCTGGACCTGTCGGCCacgccctcctcctctgccgcCAACTCCCCCACCTCTACCCACTgcccctccatctcctctcctcctcccagcgCCACTCGGGCACCCTCTGGCTTTTCCTCCCCGCCGCCCACCGCCACGCGCTCTCCCAGCCTCCCCCAGGCCTCTGGGGTGTCCTCACCACCCCCAGGATCCACCAAGGCCCCCCTGGACCTCAGTCGCGGTCCCAGCTCTCCAGAACTGAGCCCAGCTGCGTCAGCAGGGGAGGACGTCAGCGTGGAGCTGCCGCGCATCGACGCCTTCTGCGGGAAGCTGAGGCGAAGCATCCGCAGGGGTGAGTATCAGAAACATGAAAGCATGTGACTCACTCTGACGGTGTGTGGGCGCACGCCTCAGACAGGAAGCCTTCATAACCAGGTGAAGGCTCCACCTGGTTTGAATATCACTTACATTCCACTCAGACTCGGAGTGAAGGACAGAAATGGGTCAATGGGTTGATCTGGtcttttctgtcctctcagctGTCCTGGAGTCAGTTTCACTGGACAAGTTCATCCCTGAATCACCGTCCAGCACCGAGCCGGGCGACATGTCTCCCTGCCGCTCGCCCTCCACGCCGAGGCACCTGCGCTACCGACAGTCAGGaggtacacaacacacacacgcacatcaaTACACGCAAACAGGTAGAAGGCATCCATCGTGATGAGTTTAAAGACCTGATGTGTTCTCGCAGTCACTTCGGGGGACAACTCTCGCTGCACAATGTCGCCGGCGTCGGCATTCGCCATCGCTACGGCTGCAGCCGGACACGGCAGCTCCCAGGGTGAGGGAGGTCCAAACCAACACAGCTGCAGGAAAAGTGAAGGAAAAGTGAcagtttgatgtttgtttgttctgtcaGGTTTCAACAACTCTGAGAAAACCTGCGACAAAGAATTCATCATCCGCAGAGCTGCGACCAACAGAGTGCTCAACGTGCTGCGACACTGGGTGTCCAAACACTCACAGGTCAGTCTGTGCGTCGCATCAACACACACGGCGAACACAGGTTTGTGATGTGACCCTCGTCCACCTGAAGACGCCCGTCGGTGTCTGTGCTCATCGCGTCTCCTCCCTGACGGCGCTGCTCTTTGCTCTGCGTGTCGTTCCACCCACAAAGGAAGCTGCCGGAAAGGTCAGCGTCCTCCCCGCGGACGCCCTGAGGACCATCATTTTCAGTTCATGTTACATAAGAGGCTGCATGGCGGAGGAAAGTGAACTTTTGTTGTTAGTGTGAGGTGTGCATGACCccaatctgcacacacacacacacgtctgactgctctctgactgcagacgtGTGTGTAGGAGCATGACATCAGATCTAGTACTCGCACTAGAGGGCGCCATTTCCATGTGATGGAAAAGAGAAGCTGTGGGGATGTGAGGGGTTGTAGAAGGAAAACACCTGGATGATGtcgtctcagtgtgtgtgtgtgtgattatttgtgtgtgttttcaggacttcgacatgaacagtgagctgaaGATGGGCGTGATCAGCCTTCTGGACGAGGTTCTCCGAGATCCAGACCTGCTGCCACAGGAGAGGAAAGCTACGACCAACATACTGAAGTAGCCACACTCCACTGAAACATTATCAGGCTGTGGTTTGAGTGTgtagtaagtgtgtgtgtgtctgtgtgtgtgttaaagtgccCTTTCTCAGGATGAACTGGACGACAATCAGCTGAGGATAGAAGACATCCTGCAGATGGTCAGTATCCCCTCAGACTTCTAACAGCTCTTTGAAGCCTGTAAACAGTTGTTGAAATATTTTATCTCCTGGTTGTGGAACAGAAAAGCTGCCCCCTCCTACACTTCATCGtggtaagaacaataaatatgttataaAGAACCCCCCACCACCAGCTGTAgtggctcctctgtgtgtgtagtgttgtgtagtTACGCGGCAGTGtgtacagtttgtgtgtgtgtctgtttttaagaCGGAGAGTCCTAAAGCCGAGTGTTTTGAGTCTCTCTCGGCGATGGAGCTGGCAGAACAGATCACGCTGCTGGATCACATCGTGTTCCGGAGTATTCCCTACGAGTGAGTATCAGCTTATCTGGCTCATTATTTCATCAGTTAATGTCACAAAGTCAACACATCCAGGTCACACAATAATGCTAATTATTTAGCCATCAGTGAATGAAGTAACCCATTTCATGACCCTGTGTCCCCTGTGTCCTGTCCTGCAGGGAGTTCCTGGGTCAGGGCTGGATGAAGGTCGACAAAACTGAGAGGACGCCGTTCATCATGAAGACGAGCCAGCACTTTAATGACGTGAGACTGGACGGAAGACTGTTGAAAGTGTCTCCAAACATTCAGACACGCTGCATGTGTGAGACGCGTCCCTCTTGTCTCTCTGCAGATGAGTAACCTGGTGGCGTCTGAGATCATGACCCACACTGATGTGGGCTCCAGGGCCGGCTCCATAGAGAAGTGGCTGGCAGTGGCCGACATCTGTCGCTGCCTCAACAACTACAACGGCGTGCTGGAGATCACCTCTGCTCTGAACCGCAGCGCCATCTACAGGCTGAAGAAGACCTGGGCCAAAGTCTGCAAACAGGTGGCGTATTTTCAAAGAACCGATGGGATAAAGACGCGTCCTCTGTGCAGGGAGCCttacttttttttgtgtgttttcagacgAAGGCTCTGATGGACAGGCTGCAGAAGACGGTGTCTTCAGAGGGACGGTTCAAGAACCTCAGAGAGACGCTGAAGAAGTAAACGCTGCCACACAATGTGACAAATGTCAGCATGCGGGTCAGGAAATCTGATCATCGCcctgtttgtgttgcagctgtaaCCCACCTTGTGTCCCGTACCTGGGCATGTACCTCACTGACCTGGCCTTCATCGAGGAGGGGACGCCCAACTTCACCGAGGAGGGGCTCGTCAACTTCTCTAAGATGAGGAtggtaagagagagagagaaccctCACAAATGTAGGCATATTGATCTTTCATACACTGTCAACACGCTAGCTCACACATACCTCGTACAGCTCGAAGGTATCATGGTGGGAAAAGTGTCAAACGTCCTCTGATTTCTTTCAGATTTCTCACATCATCCGGGAAATCCGCCAGTTTCAGCAAGCACCTTACAGGATAGAGCACCAGCCAAAGGTGAGTCTAAGACCTCCACCATCCTAGTCTCATCTCATAAAAAGCTCCAGGACACCAGTTCCATCCCCCGCTGgcacaggtggagctgcagttcGTCCATCAGTTGGACATCCGAGGTATAAGTATTAACACAAACCGTCGTCCCTCCAGGTGACGCAGTTCCTGCTGGATAAGGCTCTGGTGATGGATGAAGACACCCTCTATGAGCTGTCGCTCAAGATCGAACCCCGAGTACCACCAGgctaatcacacacacacacatataaacatgtatacatacagcagatgttgttgttggagcCTCAGGAGAACATGTGCCTTGTTGTGTGACAGACTGTGAAGCAGACACACTGACTGTAGGAGCTTCCTGTAAATATAAGAAACCATCTGCCTCTGTCGTctcacacatcatcatcatcatcagaggaGGATGGGGACGGCTCCGCCCGCTCCGTGAGCTACCACGAGTCTAGGCCCGCCGTGGTGTGGTGGTTCCTGTGTTGTAGGGTCTGAGTGGAGCCTGAGCGGCCCGCCGGACTCGTAGGTCCGGGTCTTTGTGTAGCAGCTTTTCTATCCTCTGTTGTTTCTTTAGTGTCGCATGTTTCTGCAGAAATCCTCACACACGCTCCACACCTCGTCTCCATGTGGGTCAGCGTGTCCTCTGCTCCACAGTCAGACCgtgtttttttaagcattttgtACAGAATGTTAATTTTTTAAGGGAATTGGAATTCATGAACAGATCAATACGTTCATTTACATCGTTGTTGTTCTTATTAGTTGATGTCGGTGTGATCAGAGTATTATATGATTAACCCTCTGTtggtaaatgtttatttataagAGCGTCGTCGTTTATATTCTGACCTgtaggtgtgtttttttgttcctgCTCTTTTAACCCCTCGCTTGCTCTCACTGCTGTGTACTCCTCAGGTTTGCTCTGTTGTATTTTTCCATGAATTTCTGTGTGATGTACAGATATTTAcacactgcagaaaataaaagcaaaaacagtCCGCTGTGACTTCGGTGTAAGTTGTTCCAACATGAGCCTGCTCAGGATCAGCCATCGCTCCCTCTCACCTGGTCTGGGGTTGTGGGGGGTCCTGCCGCCCTGCGGGGAATCTTTATGCTGCTTGTATCCGGCTCAGCTCTGTCTTTACCACAACAGACCCAAGCAGAGTGCGTCCTTCCACACGCCTCAGTGACCCGCCACTTGGGGCAGCATCTCGCCCCCCAGAGAGGTCAGTCTGCCGTCTTCTGGCTGAGAACCATGAGCTCAGATTTAGTTCTGATTCCCATGCCTGGAGCTGGAGGTAGCAGCTCGATGGAGCCATCAGACAGTGTCTGCTAACAGCAGAGATCCTGAGCACATCAAGCCGGACCCCCCTCCGCCTCCTGGCTGCAAAGGGCAGCCCTAATACAGTCCCGTGTGAACTGAGCTCATGCTTGCAGTGAACCCAGAGTGCCCTCCTGCTCCTGAGGAACTCAGCTAAGCATCTTCTCCAGGTCTGGTTGGGCGACCTCTGAGGAACCTAGTCTAGTGTTCCACATTGTTCCTCTTGGATCAGCTGAACTCCAGCAGGCCTGcgtagacccccccccccccccacacacacacacacacacccagaggtCTGCCAGTCCAGAGACACTGCCCCTAGTGTCCATGAGATGTCTGCCAAGACAGCTTCACAGCTTTCAGGGTTGTGAGGATCTCAGGGTGGACCTCATCCTCTCCTGGTCCAACCTTTTCCTCGTGATTAGAACTTTTCATGTAAAAGAAACTCATCAAATGATGTGACTCCGTAGATATTTACTTTTCTCTTGTTTGCTGACGGTTTATTTTTAGTAGAAGTTCTGtttatgttttcatatttttcccACAAAGACAACATGCGAGCTCATGTCCGCCGGCCTCCAGAGCTCCTCAGCTGGGTgttgaggagctgcaggagtcagcctcttttgtgtgtttttgtgcgaCTCCTGCCATGTTTGTGCGTCTCTTTGTGACTCTGTGAGGACTCATGTGAGGAGATCATGTGAAAGTATCAAGGTCAAACTGCTCGGTGATATCTGACTCTCACCGTTAATCATGGCTCAGCAGCAAGTGGGCTCCTGCACCCTGATTGGCTAATAAGTGTCTGTCTCTGAAGTTATGATTGGTCTCCAGTTTTTAATCCCACATGAGGGG is a window from the Parambassis ranga chromosome 12, fParRan2.1, whole genome shotgun sequence genome containing:
- the rasgrf2a gene encoding ras-specific guanine nucleotide-releasing factor 2, with the protein product MQKSVRYNEGHALYLSVVARKEGTKRGFLSKKTTENSRWAEKYFALYQNVLFYFENDQSTRPAGIYLLEGCTCERAPAPKVSAVSKEPLEKQQHYFLVIFGHDGQKPLELRAEEESDCNEWVECIQQASYSDIIIEREILMQKYIHLVQIMETEKVAANQLRTQLEDQDTEIERLKAEIVLLNKTKERMQPSQNNQEEEDPDIKKIKKVQSFMRGWLCRRKWKIIVQDYICSPHAESMRKRNQIVFTMVEAETEYVHQLSILVNCFLRPLRMAASSKKPPISHDDVSSIFLNSETIMFLHEIFHQGLKARIANWPTLVLADLFDILLPMLNIYQEFVRNHQYSLQVLANCKQNRDFDKLLKQYESNATCEGRMLETFLTYPMFQIPRYIITLHELLAHTPHEHVERKSLEFAKSKLEELSKMMHDEVSDTENIRKNLAIERMIVEGCDILLDTSQTFVRQGSLIQLPSSSERGMLSKVRLGALSLRKEGERQCFLFTKHFLICTRTSGGKLHLLKQGGTLSLIECTLIEELDASDEDYNAAGQGFNHLQFKIVVEPPDGQSFSVVLLAPSRQEKAAWTSDISQCIDNIRCNGLMTSVFEENSKVSVPHMIKSDARLHKDDVDICFSKTLNSCKVPQIRYASVERLLERLTDLRFLSIDFLNTFLHTYRIFTTAAVVIDKLADIYKKPFTSIPVRIEQHSCDRLSIMSLCPDYSLKITQLALDQSKSLEIFFATNQGAWGSDSLNNKSPRLCRKFSSPPPLSIPSRTSSPVHCRKLSLSSPISSKAGALDLSATPSSSAANSPTSTHCPSISSPPPSATRAPSGFSSPPPTATRSPSLPQASGVSSPPPGSTKAPLDLSRGPSSPELSPAASAGEDVSVELPRIDAFCGKLRRSIRRAVLESVSLDKFIPESPSSTEPGDMSPCRSPSTPRHLRYRQSGVTSGDNSRCTMSPASAFAIATAAAGHGSSQGFNNSEKTCDKEFIIRRAATNRVLNVLRHWVSKHSQDFDMNSELKMGVISLLDEVLRDPDLLPQERKATTNILNALSQDELDDNQLRIEDILQMTESPKAECFESLSAMELAEQITLLDHIVFRSIPYEEFLGQGWMKVDKTERTPFIMKTSQHFNDMSNLVASEIMTHTDVGSRAGSIEKWLAVADICRCLNNYNGVLEITSALNRSAIYRLKKTWAKVCKQTKALMDRLQKTVSSEGRFKNLRETLKNCNPPCVPYLGMYLTDLAFIEEGTPNFTEEGLVNFSKMRMISHIIREIRQFQQAPYRIEHQPKVTQFLLDKALVMDEDTLYELSLKIEPRVPPG